The Bacillus vallismortis genome window below encodes:
- a CDS encoding pyridoxal phosphate-dependent aminotransferase, with translation MKLAGLSREIEENLNKGSWIRKLFDEGARLKKEFGDDQVFDFSIGNPVVEPPEAFKRALIEEAAKGNHGYIQNQGLPAAREKVAQFLGARFEAEFSAERVVMTVGAGGALNVALKSIVNPGEEVIILAPYFAEYKLYIENYGGKAVSCPLTSRFEIDIEAVRQSITSKTKGLILNTPHNPTGTVLSQKNIDDLGALLKEIEEKSGQTIYVLFDEPYSQLIYDEELANPFQSYHRVILASSFSKDLGIAGERLGYIGLDSKMPDAALLINAFVFCNRTLGFVNAPVMVQRAVARMDDLRVDASAYKERRDLMVGILKEAGFEFEMPKGGFFIFPKSPIEDEVAFCVHAAQKYKLLIVPSSGFGMKGHFRLSFSVPIEQIKNSRDIFIALYKDFV, from the coding sequence ATGAAATTGGCTGGGTTATCCCGGGAAATTGAAGAAAACTTAAATAAAGGATCATGGATCCGCAAGCTGTTTGATGAAGGCGCAAGGCTGAAGAAAGAGTTCGGGGATGACCAGGTATTTGATTTTTCAATCGGAAATCCGGTTGTTGAACCGCCTGAAGCTTTTAAGAGAGCATTAATAGAGGAAGCTGCCAAAGGCAATCACGGATACATACAAAATCAAGGGCTTCCGGCAGCAAGAGAAAAAGTAGCGCAATTTTTGGGGGCCCGTTTTGAAGCCGAGTTCTCGGCGGAACGCGTCGTCATGACGGTAGGCGCAGGCGGTGCATTGAATGTCGCGTTAAAAAGTATCGTAAACCCGGGTGAAGAGGTTATTATTCTCGCACCTTATTTTGCCGAGTATAAATTGTATATTGAGAACTACGGGGGAAAAGCTGTAAGCTGCCCGTTGACGTCCCGGTTTGAGATTGATATTGAGGCGGTGAGACAATCGATTACCTCAAAGACGAAAGGGCTGATCCTCAATACACCTCATAACCCGACAGGCACTGTTCTCAGCCAGAAAAATATAGATGATTTAGGCGCTTTATTAAAAGAAATAGAAGAGAAGAGCGGACAGACGATTTATGTGCTTTTTGATGAACCGTACAGTCAATTAATCTATGATGAAGAGCTGGCAAATCCGTTTCAATCGTATCATCGTGTGATTTTGGCGAGCTCATTCAGTAAGGATCTCGGCATAGCCGGAGAGCGGCTCGGGTATATCGGATTAGACAGCAAGATGCCGGATGCCGCCCTTTTGATCAACGCTTTTGTGTTCTGTAATCGAACGCTTGGATTTGTGAATGCGCCTGTCATGGTGCAGCGGGCTGTGGCAAGAATGGATGATTTAAGAGTAGACGCAAGCGCTTATAAAGAGCGCAGGGATTTAATGGTCGGCATTTTAAAAGAAGCAGGTTTTGAATTTGAAATGCCGAAGGGCGGTTTTTTCATATTTCCGAAATCGCCAATTGAAGATGAAGTCGCATTTTGCGTGCATGCCGCCCAAAAATACAAATTATTAATCGTGCCGAGCAGCGGCTTTGGAATGAAAGGGCACTTCCGTTTATCCTTCAGTGTGCCGATAGAACAGATTAAAAACTCACGGGATATCTTTATTGCCTTATATAAAGATTTTGTGTAA
- a CDS encoding PLP-dependent aminotransferase family protein, giving the protein MIELMPLLNEKSNIPLYIQLYQYIREEIISGRIKQDTRLPSIRNLSVYLKISRTPIADAYELLLEEGYIRSKPRSGFYAVSPENISDLQTEASREPKEENPKNQIASFDFHYDHVDLYHFPFKKWKKWSSLCLTSENLHLLQKNADLQGEYGLRKEVASYLHQVRGVCCSPDQIIISAGTYHSLQLLFHLLKDDVKIVGTEEAVNIGVKAIFEQYSSFSYRSITLESDGISMEDLYNSQAQAVYVTPSHQFPFGMTFSIKKRMELLQWAYEKNAYIIENDYDSEFRFKGRPLPALQSLDKHDRVIYTGTFSRILSPSFRISYLILPRSLFHRFQQQTHSYNQIVSPILQKTLQLFMESNDFARHMRKMRHLYQKKHDILVDAVNYFFQDQADISGQGSGLHILLKVKNGMTENELILAAKKEGINVYPSSIYHLEPSTASPAAVLLGFGALSEETIKHGIKKLAKAWRIKQI; this is encoded by the coding sequence GTGATTGAACTCATGCCGCTACTGAATGAAAAATCGAATATCCCTTTGTACATACAACTGTACCAATACATACGCGAGGAAATCATATCGGGGAGAATCAAACAGGATACTAGGCTTCCATCAATCAGAAATCTATCAGTATATTTAAAAATCAGCAGAACGCCTATCGCTGATGCCTATGAACTATTGCTAGAAGAGGGATACATCAGAAGCAAGCCTAGAAGCGGTTTTTACGCTGTTTCACCGGAAAACATATCGGATTTGCAAACTGAAGCTTCCAGAGAACCCAAAGAAGAGAACCCCAAAAATCAAATTGCGAGTTTCGACTTTCATTATGACCATGTCGATCTCTATCATTTCCCTTTTAAAAAATGGAAAAAATGGAGTAGTTTATGTTTAACGTCTGAAAATCTTCATCTGCTCCAAAAAAACGCAGACTTGCAGGGTGAATATGGCTTACGAAAGGAAGTTGCTTCATACTTGCATCAAGTACGGGGGGTGTGCTGTTCACCAGATCAAATTATAATCAGTGCAGGAACCTATCATTCACTTCAGCTTTTGTTTCATCTACTGAAGGATGATGTCAAAATAGTAGGTACTGAAGAAGCTGTGAACATTGGAGTAAAAGCAATATTCGAACAATACTCATCCTTCAGCTACCGCTCAATAACTCTGGAGTCTGATGGCATCAGTATGGAAGATTTATACAATAGTCAGGCTCAAGCCGTTTATGTAACCCCCTCTCATCAATTTCCTTTTGGTATGACGTTTTCGATTAAAAAGCGAATGGAGTTGCTGCAGTGGGCTTATGAAAAAAACGCTTACATAATCGAAAATGACTATGACAGCGAATTCCGTTTTAAAGGACGTCCGCTCCCGGCGCTCCAAAGTCTAGATAAGCATGATAGGGTGATTTATACCGGTACTTTCTCAAGGATTTTGTCACCTTCTTTCAGAATCAGTTATCTCATCCTACCCCGCTCTTTGTTTCACCGCTTTCAGCAGCAGACACACAGCTATAATCAGATTGTGTCCCCTATATTGCAAAAGACACTCCAATTGTTTATGGAATCAAATGATTTTGCAAGGCACATGCGGAAAATGCGACATTTATACCAAAAGAAACATGATATTTTAGTTGATGCGGTAAATTATTTCTTTCAGGATCAAGCAGACATTTCCGGGCAGGGGTCAGGCTTACATATTTTGTTGAAAGTAAAGAATGGTATGACTGAAAATGAACTGATTCTTGCCGCGAAAAAAGAGGGCATCAACGTGTACCCATCATCCATTTATCATCTGGAACCGTCAACGGCATCACCCGCTGCCGTTCTGCTAGGATTTGGTGCATTATCTGAAGAAACGATAAAGCACGGTATAAAAAAGCTGGCAAAGGCTTGGAGAATCAAACAAATATAA